The stretch of DNA ACGACCAGGAGATTCCTTCCTTCGCCAAGCCCGGTGGGGATGGCATAATCCAGATACGGATTGGCATCTTTGCGGCTGGTTCCGGGGAGAATACCGATGGTTATCCCGCCGTTTTCATGCGCCCCTTTGGAAGCGGCTTCCATGACGCCGCCCAGACCGCCGCAGACAAGAATCCCGCCTCTCAGGGCGATTGCCTTGCCGAGTTCCTGCGCGTCCAGACACATTTTGCGCGAGCATTTCCCGGCCCCGATAACGCCAATATAAGGAGCCGGCCCTTCTGAAGATTTCTTCTTTTTGTTCATAGGTAGATTAAATATGAGGATCCTGAGCTGACTTTCTCTCTGCACACCGAAATTAAATCGGGGCGACTGGATTTGAACCAGCGACCCCTTAGTCCCGAACCAAGTGCGCTACCAAACTGCGCTACGCCCCGATTTAATGATAAGCTATTATATATAATCGTCATTCAAAGTCAAGCTATTTATTCCATTATGGCCTTTACAGCCTTAAGTTTACGTTTTTCATGGCGTCCAGCGAATCGAAGTCCGAAAAATTGACTTTCAGCGGCGAGATGGAAACGGCGCCGTGGCTGACCGCCTCGAAATCGGAGCCGGCGACATCTTTCCAGACCGAATCCCCGGCAATCCAGTAGTAGTTACGGCCGCGCGGGTCGGTTTTCTCGATGACAATGTCGTTATAGACCCTCTTCCCCAGTCTGGTATAGCGGTATTCGGCGAATTTTGTCCCGGACAATTTGGGGAAATTTATGTTCAAAAACGTGTCGATCGGAAGATTGAATTTATGCATCTGCTGAATGAATTTGGCGATAAATTCCGCCGCCGGTTTATAGGAACCGATATTTTCATCATCGGTATTGGAGACCGCCAGCGACTTGATGCCCAGAATCGAGCCCTCGATAGCCGCCGCCACCGTTCCGGAATAAGTAACATCTTCGCCCATATTGGCGCCGTGATTGATACCGGAAATAAGCAGGTCAGGCAGGCGGTCTTTAAGTATGCCGTGGGTGGCCAGCATGACGCAGTCGGTTGGAGTCCCGTCGCATGAATAACAGTACGGCCCGCGTTGATGCAGCCTCAGCGGCCGATTAAGAGTAAATGAATGCGAAGAGGCCGATTGCTCGCGGTCAGGAGCGACAACGAGGACCTCCGCAAAATGCTTGATTTCCATCTCGAGAGCGTTCAAACCCTCGGCATAAATACCGTCATCATTGGTCAACAAAATAAGCATGACATAACTCCATAATAATAAACCATACCGAAGCCGGAATATAAGATATTGCCTTTATTTTGCAACAGTCGATAATTAAAATATTTGATTGGAAATCGGAACTATTATCAGCAGAAAATTCGTTTCCAGATCAGTTTGACAAAGCGGGCCGAATCCATGAACGGATTTATAAACGAAGGCGAGTCTTCATAAATGGTCGAGATCGGGATTTCGGCGATATCGATATTCATCTTCCCGGCCAGAAACAGTTGTTCCGACTCGAACATATAGCCGATATAGGACTGTTTAAGCGCCCTGATCAGTTCAGTGGAAATCATCCGGTAGCCGGTCTGGCTGTCGCGAATCCTCCGGCCGCTGAAAATCGAGATAATCAGCGAGGTAATATAATTGCTCAATTTCCGGTGCGGCGGCATATCTTTCGAGCGCAGATCACGCGTGCCGATATAGAGATCAGCATAGGGGCGGTAATCAAGAAAACGGGGGATTTCTTCCGGAAGATGCTGGAGGTCGGC from candidate division Zixibacteria bacterium HGW-Zixibacteria-1 encodes:
- a CDS encoding TIGR00725 family protein translates to MNKKKKSSEGPAPYIGVIGAGKCSRKMCLDAQELGKAIALRGGILVCGGLGGVMEAASKGAHENGGITIGILPGTSRKDANPYLDYAIPTGLGEGRNLLVVRCADIVIAMPGKFGTLSEMAFCMQLGKPLLSLSAWNISEKIEKFEKPVEAVERAFEILESKK
- a CDS encoding 5'/3'-nucleotidase SurE — protein: MLILLTNDDGIYAEGLNALEMEIKHFAEVLVVAPDREQSASSHSFTLNRPLRLHQRGPYCYSCDGTPTDCVMLATHGILKDRLPDLLISGINHGANMGEDVTYSGTVAAAIEGSILGIKSLAVSNTDDENIGSYKPAAEFIAKFIQQMHKFNLPIDTFLNINFPKLSGTKFAEYRYTRLGKRVYNDIVIEKTDPRGRNYYWIAGDSVWKDVAGSDFEAVSHGAVSISPLKVNFSDFDSLDAMKNVNLRL